One Epinephelus moara isolate mb chromosome 20, YSFRI_EMoa_1.0, whole genome shotgun sequence genomic window carries:
- the wee1 gene encoding wee1-like protein kinase: protein MSGFSHHRHGSDSPKTLPIRQKLQFTSSDGEDEPIEDVNNSTGGESGFTEMDSPMPVRRSPVDKRLEGGSSPLNQSGGDDDVELWDEESFGSPSHLRSPSSVLFANCSPSPRKASRLYGGSPERSYVQDDGEGSSSPIPDCPDTPPHKTFRKLRLFDTPHTPKSLLSRARGSGLGSSSRRVALFKNVEASGKLLTDSGRRQQTPLVNFNPFTPDSLLIQSATQQRNNRKRAHWNDSCGEDMEASDGEAEEEVLPPSKRITMMENNMMSRYTSEFLELEKIGCGEFGAVFKCVKRLDGCIYAIKRSKKPLAGSVDEQNALREVYAHAVLGQHPHVVRYYSAWAEDDHMLIQNEYCNGGTLSDVIAENYRRLSYLSELELKDLLLQVTRGLKYIHSMSLVHMDIKPSNIFISRKSVTSCDECDEDEGLTTSVVYKIGDLGHVTRVNNPQVEEGDSRYLANEVLQEDYSKLTKADIFALALTVVSASGAEPLPTNGDKWHEIRQGKLPAIPQVLSPEFLSLLKLMIHPDPSRRPSTSDLIKHPVLLTAARMSADQLRVELNAEKFKNALLQKELKKAQQARAAAEEKVLTTDRILTRSTVQSNPRTSRLIGKKMNRSVSLTIY, encoded by the exons ATGTCGGGCTTCAGCCACCACCGACACGGATCAGACTCTCCCAAGACTTTACCGATCCGCCAGAAGCTCCAGTTCACCTCCAGCGACGGAGAGGACGAGCCCATCGAGGACGTGAACAACAGCACCGGAGGAGAGTCCGGTTTCACGGAGATGGACTCCCCGATGCCGGTGCGGCGGAGCCCCGTGGATAAACGTCTGGAGGGCGGCAGCAGCCCCCTGAACCAGTCCGGTGGGGACGACGACGTGGAGCTGTGGGACGAGGAGAGCTTCGGGTCCCCGTCTCACCTCCGTTCACCGAGCAGCGTCCTTTTCGCCAACTGCTCCCCGTCACCGAGGAAAGCCTCCCGGCTGTACGGAGGATCACCGGAGCGCTCCTACGTCCAGGACGACGGGGAAGGATCCAGCTCCCCGATCCCGGACTGTCCCGACACACCTCCGCACAAGACTTTCAGAAAACTGAGGCTGTTTGACACCCCGCACACCCCCAAG agtTTGTTGTCCAGGGCCCGGGGGTCGGGTCTGGGATCGTCCAGCAGGAGAGTCGCCCTCTTCAAGAATGTGGAGGCTTCAGGGAAGCTGCTCACAGACAGCGGCAGGAGACAGCAGACCCCTCTGGTCAACTTTAACCCCTTCACTCCCGACTCCCTCCTCATCCAGTCTGCCACCCAGCAGAGGAACAACAGGAAGAGGGCGCACTGGAACGA CTCCTGTGGAGAGGACATGGAGGCGAGTGACGGcgaggcagaggaggaagtgcTGCCACCTTCAAAG AGGATCACCATGATGGAGAACAACATGATGTCCAGATACACCTCAGAGTTCCTGGAGCTGGAGAAGATCGGCTGTGGGGAGTTTGGTGCCGTGTTCAAGTGTGTGAAAAGACTCGACGGCTGTATCTATGCAATCAAGAGGTCGAAGAAACCTCTGGCAGGATCCGTAGACGA ACAGAACGCCCTGCGGGAGGTGTACGCCCACGCCGTGCTGGGCCAACATCCCCACGTGGTGCGATACTACTCTGCCTGGGCTGAGGACGACCACATGCTCATCCAGAATGAGTACTGCAACGGCGGCACACTGTCTGACGTCATCGCAGAGAACTACAGACGCCTCAGTTACCTGTCGGAGCTGGAGCTCAAAGACCTGCTGCTGCAGGTCACACGAGGACTCAAGTACATCCACTCCATGTCTCTGGTCCACATGGACATCAAGCCCA GCAACATCTTTATTTCACGGAAGTCTGTAACCAGCTGTGACGAGTGTGATGAGGACGAAGGACTGACCACCAGCGTCGTCTACAAAATAG GTGATCTTGGTCATGTGACACGAGTAAACAACCCCCAGGTGGAGGAAGGTGACAGCAGATACCTCGCCAATGAAGTTCTGCAGGAG GACTACAGTAAGTTGACGAAGGCGGACATCTTTGCTCTGGCTCTGACAGTCGTCAGTGCCTCGGGGGCGGAGCCTCTTCCCACAAACGGAGACAAATGGCACGAGATCCGACAGGGAAAACTTCCCGCCATCCCACAAGTGCTCTCTCCAGAGTTCCTCAGTCTTCTCAAG CTGATGATCCATCCTGATCCAAGTAGACGACCATCAACCTCTGACCTCATCAAACACCCGGTGCTCCTCACTGCCGCCAGAATGAGCGCCGACCAGCTGCGAGTGGAACTCAACGCAGAGAAGTTCAAGAACGCACTGCTGCAGAA GGAGCTGAAGAAGGCCCAGCAGGCTCGAGCTGCAGCTGAGGAGAAGGTTTTGACCACCGACAGGATCCTGACCCGCTCCACGGTCCAGTCCAACCCCAGAACCTCCAGACTCATCGGCAAGAAGATGAACCGCTCGGTCAGCCTCACCATCTACTGA